From the Selenomonas timonae genome, one window contains:
- a CDS encoding L-threonylcarbamoyladenylate synthase: MDTEILRPISDADLERVAALIRSGALVAFPTETVYGLGANGLDAAACARIYEAKGRPSDNPLILHIADLAMAHDVASEVPPLAAHLLTAFAPGPLTVILPKAPHIPDIVTGGLSTVGVRCPDHDIARRLIRAAGVPIAAPSANTSGRPSPTTAAMVYADMAGRIPLILDGGSCRLGVESTIVDCTEEGVVTILRPGAITREMMVAELPHADVRMDAALTAEDEAPRAPGMKYTHYAPRVPLTVYVGAGTDVTAALREEFLRRTAAGECPALIASNETIAALSDLVPAERTYNCGARGNHSALASCLYDALRHFDDMPVTSLLAEGAAAVGLGTAIMNRLRKASGGRIISI; encoded by the coding sequence ATGGATACGGAGATTCTGCGTCCCATCTCGGACGCCGATCTCGAGCGTGTCGCCGCGCTGATTCGCAGCGGTGCGCTCGTTGCGTTTCCGACGGAGACGGTCTACGGACTCGGTGCGAACGGATTGGACGCGGCGGCGTGCGCACGGATCTATGAGGCGAAAGGGCGCCCCTCCGACAATCCGCTCATCCTCCATATCGCTGATCTCGCGATGGCACACGACGTTGCCTCTGAGGTTCCGCCGCTTGCGGCGCATCTCCTCACGGCGTTTGCACCGGGGCCTCTCACCGTCATCCTGCCGAAAGCGCCGCATATCCCCGATATCGTGACGGGCGGGCTCTCGACCGTCGGTGTGCGCTGTCCAGACCACGATATAGCGCGACGCCTCATCCGCGCAGCGGGCGTGCCGATTGCCGCGCCGTCCGCGAATACCTCGGGGCGTCCGAGTCCCACGACGGCGGCGATGGTCTATGCGGATATGGCGGGACGCATCCCGCTCATCCTCGACGGCGGAAGCTGCCGCTTGGGCGTGGAGTCCACGATTGTCGACTGTACGGAAGAGGGTGTCGTCACGATTCTGCGCCCCGGAGCCATCACGCGCGAGATGATGGTGGCAGAGCTGCCGCACGCAGATGTCCGCATGGATGCGGCGCTCACGGCAGAGGATGAAGCACCGCGTGCCCCCGGCATGAAGTACACGCACTACGCGCCGCGCGTCCCTCTCACTGTCTACGTGGGCGCGGGGACAGATGTCACTGCAGCGCTGCGCGAGGAATTCCTACGCCGCACGGCAGCGGGCGAGTGCCCCGCACTCATCGCCAGCAATGAGACCATTGCGGCACTCTCCGATCTTGTCCCCGCAGAGCGTACCTATAACTGTGGGGCGCGCGGCAATCACAGCGCACTTGCATCCTGTCTCTACGACGCACTCCGCCATTTTGACGATATGCCTGTCACCTCCCTCCTCGCCGAGGGGGCGGCGGCGGTCGGGCTGGGGACTGCCATTATGAACCGCCTGCGCAAGGCAAGCGGCGGACGTATTATATCTATCTGA
- a CDS encoding ComF family protein — translation MLSIIMDFIFPPRCPNCSAYVERRGTFCAPCMRRLSTVHALARAAEMMAYLDGIWAFAHYREAVRDLLRALKYQKQRSALPALHTLLVAGEDVLDDLPRPLVAVPVPLAPKRQRKRGFNQAEKIFAPWLRMHEISVAPLLVRTRETAPLYEHTRTERQRELRGAFALAADADAAGRDILLVDDIMTSGATLTECARTLKRAGARRVYAFVLASEHL, via the coding sequence GTGCTTTCAATCATCATGGACTTCATCTTCCCGCCGCGCTGTCCGAACTGCTCCGCCTACGTCGAGCGCAGGGGGACTTTTTGTGCGCCCTGCATGCGCCGCCTCAGCACGGTGCATGCACTCGCGCGCGCGGCGGAGATGATGGCGTATCTCGACGGAATCTGGGCGTTTGCCCACTATCGCGAGGCGGTGCGCGACCTCCTGCGCGCGCTGAAATATCAGAAGCAGCGCTCCGCGCTCCCGGCACTCCATACGCTCCTCGTGGCGGGCGAGGACGTCCTTGATGATCTGCCGCGCCCGCTCGTTGCCGTGCCCGTGCCGCTTGCGCCAAAGCGGCAGCGCAAACGCGGCTTCAATCAGGCGGAGAAGATCTTCGCGCCGTGGCTCAGGATGCACGAGATCTCCGTCGCCCCACTCCTCGTTCGCACGCGCGAGACCGCGCCACTCTACGAGCACACGCGCACGGAGCGGCAGCGGGAACTCAGAGGGGCGTTTGCCCTTGCGGCGGATGCAGATGCTGCGGGCAGAGATATTCTGCTCGTAGATGATATCATGACATCGGGTGCAACGCTGACGGAATGCGCGCGCACGCTGAAACGTGCGGGGGCACGCCGCGTCTATGCCTTTGTTCTGGCGAGTGAGCATCTGTGA
- the ilvB gene encoding biosynthetic-type acetolactate synthase large subunit: MNGARALLESLKAEGVEVVFGYPGGAVLTLYDEVYKMNFPHVLTRHEQGAAHAADGYARASGKVGVAFATSGPGATNLVTGIATAHMDSVPMVCITGQVANPYIGKDSFQEADIVGITTPITKHNYLVKDVNDIPRVVKEAFYIARTGRPGVVVIDVAKDVFDTPIDYEYPDAAILHGYTGDVPFDMEAVHAAVEALASARQPLLFVGGGVVLSDTSDYVRELIALTGMPSVATLMGIGGVAAETEGYTGMAGMHGAYASNMAIQECDLLLALGTRFSDRVTGNTAAFAPKAKIVHFDIDPAELNKNVRADIPVIGDLRETLPAFVDAVRAVQEELSVRYRPWRGEVLSMERAHPLGWKASEDIRPEELISRVRELVDADAICVTDVGQHQMWAAQFFGCHDPRRFLTSGGLGTMGYGLPAAIGAKLACPDKEVVLITGDGSIMMNCQELATMADNDIDVKIVIVHNSILGMVGQWQRLFYSHHYSASELKGKTDFVKLAEAMGVAGCRIETREEFAEVLPQVLRAKGARLIDVIVPEEADVVPMVPGGKRLDQMVLGGR, encoded by the coding sequence ATGAATGGTGCACGCGCTCTCTTGGAGAGCTTGAAGGCGGAGGGCGTCGAGGTTGTGTTCGGCTATCCGGGCGGGGCAGTCCTCACGCTCTACGATGAAGTATATAAGATGAATTTTCCGCATGTCCTGACGCGCCACGAGCAGGGGGCAGCACACGCGGCGGACGGCTATGCCAGAGCGTCGGGCAAGGTCGGCGTCGCCTTTGCGACCTCGGGACCGGGCGCGACAAATCTCGTGACGGGCATCGCGACGGCGCATATGGACTCCGTACCGATGGTCTGTATCACGGGACAGGTGGCGAATCCGTACATCGGCAAGGATTCCTTTCAGGAGGCGGATATTGTCGGCATCACGACGCCGATCACGAAGCACAACTATCTCGTAAAAGATGTGAACGACATCCCGCGTGTCGTGAAGGAAGCGTTCTACATCGCGCGGACGGGGCGCCCCGGCGTGGTTGTCATCGATGTGGCAAAGGATGTATTTGACACGCCGATCGACTATGAATATCCTGATGCCGCCATCCTGCACGGCTATACGGGGGATGTCCCCTTTGATATGGAGGCGGTGCATGCGGCTGTGGAGGCACTTGCCTCTGCTCGTCAGCCGCTGCTCTTCGTCGGCGGCGGCGTTGTGCTCTCGGATACGTCGGACTACGTGCGCGAGCTCATTGCGCTCACGGGGATGCCCTCCGTGGCGACACTCATGGGAATCGGCGGCGTTGCAGCTGAGACCGAGGGCTATACGGGCATGGCGGGCATGCACGGTGCCTATGCCTCGAATATGGCGATTCAGGAGTGCGATCTCCTGCTTGCGCTCGGCACGCGCTTCAGCGACCGCGTGACGGGGAATACGGCGGCGTTTGCACCGAAGGCAAAAATTGTGCACTTCGACATCGACCCCGCAGAGCTGAACAAGAATGTGCGCGCGGACATCCCTGTCATTGGCGATTTGCGCGAGACGCTGCCCGCGTTTGTGGATGCCGTGCGCGCGGTGCAGGAGGAGCTCAGCGTTCGCTACCGTCCGTGGCGCGGCGAGGTGCTCTCGATGGAGCGCGCCCATCCGCTTGGGTGGAAGGCGTCGGAGGACATTCGCCCCGAGGAGCTCATCAGCCGCGTGCGTGAGCTTGTCGATGCGGATGCAATCTGTGTCACGGATGTGGGACAGCATCAGATGTGGGCGGCACAGTTCTTTGGCTGTCACGACCCGCGTCGCTTTCTCACCTCGGGCGGACTCGGCACGATGGGCTACGGTCTGCCGGCAGCGATTGGTGCGAAACTCGCTTGTCCAGACAAGGAGGTTGTCCTCATTACGGGCGATGGCAGCATCATGATGAACTGTCAGGAACTTGCGACGATGGCGGACAACGACATCGATGTGAAGATTGTCATTGTGCACAACTCCATCCTCGGCATGGTCGGACAGTGGCAGCGGCTCTTCTACAGTCACCACTACTCCGCCTCGGAGCTCAAGGGCAAGACCGATTTTGTAAAGCTCGCCGAGGCAATGGGGGTCGCGGGCTGCCGTATCGAAACGCGGGAAGAGTTCGCGGAGGTGCTGCCGCAGGTTCTCCGCGCCAAGGGTGCGCGTCTCATCGATGTGATCGTACCCGAGGAGGCGGATGTCGTACCGATGGTGCCGGGCGGCAAGCGACTCGATCAGATGGTGCTCGGAGGGAGATAA
- the ilvN gene encoding acetolactate synthase small subunit, giving the protein MDKYLLAVLVDNKPGVLTHIAGLISRRAFNIESISAGYTEEADVTRINIVVSVASENELRQVVTQLSKLIDVVKIVNLTQFESITRELVLIKVHATKENRAEIIDVVNIFRARIVDVGVENVVIELTGDAKKIDALSELLSDYGIIEIARTGAIALSRGPVPVKQM; this is encoded by the coding sequence ATGGATAAGTATTTGCTCGCCGTGCTCGTCGATAACAAGCCCGGCGTCCTCACGCATATCGCGGGGCTCATCAGCCGCCGCGCGTTCAACATCGAGAGCATCTCCGCCGGCTATACGGAGGAGGCGGATGTCACGCGCATCAACATCGTCGTCTCCGTTGCGTCGGAGAACGAACTGCGGCAGGTCGTTACACAGCTCTCGAAGCTGATCGACGTGGTGAAGATCGTCAACCTCACGCAGTTCGAGTCCATCACGCGCGAACTTGTACTCATCAAGGTACACGCGACAAAGGAGAACCGTGCGGAGATCATCGACGTGGTGAACATCTTCCGCGCGCGCATCGTGGATGTCGGCGTGGAGAATGTCGTCATTGAGCTGACAGGCGATGCAAAGAAGATCGATGCCCTCTCGGAATTGCTGTCCGACTACGGCATCATCGAGATCGCACGGACAGGGGCGATTGCGCTTTCGCGTGGCCCTGTGCCCGTCAAGCAGATGTAG
- a CDS encoding sugar ABC transporter substrate-binding protein, which translates to MNLRKWGLLLLPVACLSLTGCGLTGASSDRVVYANYDDADGFCAQIKDAFANKAKADGIEVEFLDAKNDGNMQIDQLNEAIGRGAGAIVLLAADGSSIVKTIEKANDAGIPIITVNRSVAGGKVLRAYSDDVEAGRMQGEYMASHLPPNAKIVYLQGDGTQGSAVGRWDGFKAACLDKRPDIQLLSFVDAGWSKAEALKTMTLWMSMFPEINGVVAGNDEMALGAIAALKGANRLSGCLVSAVDATPAGLAAVEAGEMAQTIKQDAKAQGEGALTLVEGFLKGNPPSGDLAIPFTSITADNLAQAK; encoded by the coding sequence ATGAATCTCAGGAAATGGGGGCTTCTGCTCCTGCCTGTAGCGTGCCTTTCGCTGACAGGCTGCGGACTGACGGGGGCGAGTTCGGATCGCGTCGTCTATGCAAACTACGACGATGCGGATGGTTTCTGTGCACAGATCAAAGATGCATTTGCAAACAAGGCAAAGGCGGACGGCATCGAGGTCGAGTTCCTCGACGCGAAGAACGACGGAAATATGCAGATTGACCAGCTGAACGAGGCGATTGGCAGGGGTGCGGGGGCGATTGTCCTGCTTGCAGCGGACGGCTCTAGCATCGTCAAGACCATCGAAAAGGCGAACGATGCGGGCATCCCGATCATCACGGTCAACCGCAGCGTTGCGGGCGGCAAGGTGCTCCGTGCCTACTCCGACGATGTGGAGGCGGGGCGTATGCAGGGGGAGTACATGGCCTCACATCTGCCGCCGAACGCGAAGATCGTGTATTTGCAGGGCGATGGGACGCAGGGCAGTGCGGTCGGTCGCTGGGATGGGTTCAAGGCGGCGTGCCTTGACAAGCGCCCCGATATTCAGCTGCTCTCGTTCGTGGATGCAGGATGGAGCAAGGCAGAGGCACTCAAGACCATGACCCTCTGGATGAGCATGTTTCCTGAGATCAACGGCGTTGTCGCAGGCAATGATGAGATGGCGCTCGGTGCGATTGCAGCGCTGAAGGGGGCAAACCGCCTCAGTGGATGCCTTGTCTCTGCGGTCGATGCCACTCCTGCGGGTCTCGCAGCAGTCGAGGCGGGAGAGATGGCGCAGACCATCAAGCAGGATGCAAAGGCGCAGGGTGAGGGGGCACTCACACTCGTAGAGGGCTTCCTTAAGGGAAATCCGCCCTCGGGTGACCTCGCCATTCCGTTTACATCCATAACAGCGGACAATCTCGCGCAGGCGAAGTGA
- a CDS encoding methyl-accepting chemotaxis protein yields MNLPFISAEAMKDYAVRTKVFILSVFLLAAILVVAVVGIYSNHQAQRSLDDMYHHNLMSTQYLNDANTRLRKISVNVPYILQENITADNRKILVDDVLGNLAVIRHDMEELKEIDTSDRAQATIAELEKNLSVATDKVGAVNNMGTTPEDRVAIFDNLASLTVISSNMAVLTPDNVFQGKQLFEANNVRYERTVYSFAIIIVIAVGFGILVSRRIADNISDPLVASIGHLSAVASGDLSREIPRELSDRADEIGTVVKALGKMQGFMKQVHEEAEQTDAMVAELEEMLQGLNNDTQDMSAVTEEMSAGMEETAASTSSVQHLSEGLSEGIKGAADAAHASEAYTREVEQRAADLQTSMEQSRLNTRQIYGGTKASVEEAIESAKVVEQIDQLTLEISEIAEQTNLLALNASIEAARAGEQGRGFAVVAGEVGKLAEQSRGTAEKIKGLTGQVTGSVQALSSGTYKLLSFIDENVRSDYDLMDKTAEQYKGDAEYFRKTAEVTTSRSRKLLDSVSEMNAAMEGIRNATHEGAEGNTRIAEKVVSMAAEYENILAKIQSFKEGTARLKNLVAAFKE; encoded by the coding sequence ATGAATTTACCATTCATCTCTGCGGAGGCAATGAAGGACTATGCCGTGCGGACAAAGGTGTTCATCCTGTCCGTATTCCTCTTGGCAGCCATCCTCGTTGTCGCGGTCGTCGGCATCTACTCGAACCATCAGGCTCAGCGGTCACTTGACGATATGTATCACCATAACCTCATGTCGACGCAGTATCTGAACGATGCAAATACGCGCTTGCGGAAAATCAGCGTCAACGTTCCGTACATCCTGCAGGAGAACATCACAGCGGATAACCGTAAGATTCTCGTGGATGATGTACTCGGCAATCTTGCGGTGATCCGCCACGATATGGAGGAACTGAAGGAGATCGATACGAGCGATCGTGCACAGGCGACGATCGCGGAACTGGAAAAGAATCTGAGCGTCGCGACGGACAAGGTCGGCGCGGTCAACAATATGGGGACGACACCCGAGGATCGTGTCGCGATCTTTGACAATCTCGCTTCGCTCACTGTCATCTCAAGCAATATGGCGGTGCTCACGCCTGACAACGTATTCCAGGGGAAGCAGCTCTTTGAGGCGAACAATGTACGCTATGAGCGTACGGTCTATAGCTTTGCCATCATCATCGTCATTGCAGTAGGTTTTGGCATCCTCGTGTCGCGGCGCATTGCAGATAATATCTCCGATCCGCTCGTTGCCTCCATCGGACATCTGAGTGCTGTCGCGTCCGGAGACCTTTCGCGTGAAATTCCGCGCGAACTCTCTGATCGTGCGGATGAAATCGGTACGGTCGTCAAGGCACTCGGAAAGATGCAGGGCTTTATGAAGCAGGTGCACGAGGAGGCGGAGCAGACCGATGCGATGGTTGCCGAGCTTGAGGAGATGCTGCAGGGGCTCAACAATGACACGCAGGACATGTCTGCCGTGACCGAGGAGATGTCTGCAGGCATGGAGGAGACAGCGGCGTCCACCTCCAGCGTCCAGCATCTCAGCGAGGGGCTCAGCGAAGGCATCAAGGGCGCAGCGGATGCAGCGCATGCCAGCGAGGCATATACGCGTGAGGTGGAGCAGCGCGCTGCCGACCTCCAGACGAGCATGGAGCAGTCGCGCCTGAACACACGGCAGATCTACGGTGGCACGAAGGCCTCAGTGGAAGAGGCGATCGAGTCCGCGAAGGTCGTCGAGCAGATCGACCAGCTCACACTTGAGATTTCCGAAATCGCCGAGCAGACGAACCTCCTCGCGCTCAACGCGAGCATTGAGGCGGCGCGTGCGGGCGAGCAGGGACGTGGCTTTGCCGTTGTTGCGGGCGAGGTCGGCAAGCTCGCCGAGCAGTCGCGCGGCACGGCAGAGAAGATCAAGGGGCTCACGGGGCAGGTCACGGGCTCCGTGCAGGCACTCTCAAGCGGAACTTACAAGCTGCTTAGCTTCATTGACGAGAATGTTCGCAGCGACTACGACCTCATGGACAAGACGGCTGAGCAGTATAAGGGTGACGCAGAGTATTTCCGGAAGACAGCGGAGGTGACGACCTCGCGCTCGCGGAAGCTGCTCGACTCCGTCAGCGAGATGAACGCGGCGATGGAGGGCATCCGCAACGCGACCCACGAGGGCGCGGAGGGCAACACACGCATTGCGGAGAAGGTCGTCAGCATGGCGGCCGAGTACGAGAATATCCTTGCCAAGATTCAGAGCTTCAAGGAGGGGACGGCACGCCTCAAGAACCTTGTGGCGGCGTTCAAAGAATAA
- the groES gene encoding co-chaperone GroES has translation MIKPLGERVVIEVAESDVTTASGIVLPDTAKEKPQKGKVVAVGTGKLLDNGQRAEMEVKVGDGVVFSKYSGSEIKVDDKDYLIVRESDILAIL, from the coding sequence ATGATTAAGCCACTGGGCGAACGTGTTGTCATTGAAGTCGCGGAGAGCGATGTCACGACGGCGAGCGGCATTGTGCTCCCCGACACGGCGAAGGAAAAGCCGCAGAAGGGCAAGGTCGTTGCCGTTGGCACAGGCAAGCTGCTCGATAACGGACAGCGTGCAGAGATGGAGGTCAAGGTCGGCGACGGCGTTGTCTTCTCAAAGTACTCGGGCTCCGAGATCAAGGTGGACGACAAGGATTACCTCATCGTTCGTGAGAGCGATATTCTGGCGATTCTGTAA
- the groL gene encoding chaperonin GroEL (60 kDa chaperone family; promotes refolding of misfolded polypeptides especially under stressful conditions; forms two stacked rings of heptamers to form a barrel-shaped 14mer; ends can be capped by GroES; misfolded proteins enter the barrel where they are refolded when GroES binds): MAKQILFDEEARRALGHGVDALANAVKVTLGPKGRNVVLDKKYGAPTITNDGVTIARDIELEDPFENMGAQLVKEVATKTNDIAGDGTTTATLLAQAMIQEGMRNVVAGANPMIVKKGIETAVKTLVEEIKSKAQKVETKAKIAQVAAISSGDTEVGDLIAEAMEKVGKDGVITVEESKSMDTNLSVVEGMQFDRGYISPYMVTDTEKMEAVMDDPYVLITDRKISSVADILPVLEQVVKQGKQIVIIAEDLDGEALATIVVNKLRGTFKALAVKAPGFGDRRKAMLEDIAILTGGTVISEEIGRKLDSVTLEDLGRARQVRSSKEETTIVDGAGDKAQITARVEQLKKQIAETTSDFDREKLQERLAKLAGGVAVVEIGAATEVEMKDKKYRVEDALNATRAAVEEGIVAGGGTTFIDILPALDKIQAEGDVKVGVEIVKRAIEAPVRQIAENAGLEGSVVVDSVKKAGDGVGFNALENTYVDMIGAGIVDPAKVTRSALQNAASIAAMVLTTETLVTDKPEPEAPMPAGAPGMGGMGGMM, translated from the coding sequence ATGGCAAAGCAGATTCTGTTTGACGAAGAGGCACGCCGCGCACTTGGCCATGGTGTGGATGCACTTGCAAACGCGGTTAAGGTCACGCTCGGCCCCAAGGGACGCAACGTCGTGCTCGACAAGAAGTATGGCGCGCCGACGATCACGAATGACGGTGTGACGATTGCACGCGACATCGAGCTCGAGGATCCGTTCGAGAACATGGGCGCACAGCTCGTGAAGGAAGTTGCGACGAAGACGAACGACATCGCGGGCGACGGCACGACGACGGCGACCCTCCTCGCACAGGCGATGATTCAGGAAGGCATGCGCAACGTCGTTGCGGGCGCAAACCCGATGATCGTCAAGAAGGGCATCGAGACGGCTGTCAAGACGCTCGTCGAGGAGATCAAGAGCAAGGCGCAGAAGGTTGAGACGAAGGCGAAGATTGCACAGGTTGCGGCAATCTCCTCCGGCGACACCGAGGTCGGCGACCTTATCGCAGAGGCGATGGAGAAGGTCGGCAAGGATGGCGTCATCACAGTCGAGGAGTCCAAGTCCATGGACACGAACCTCTCGGTTGTCGAGGGCATGCAGTTCGATCGCGGCTACATCTCCCCGTACATGGTGACGGACACGGAGAAGATGGAAGCCGTTATGGACGATCCGTACGTACTCATCACGGATCGCAAGATTTCGTCCGTCGCGGACATTCTGCCGGTGCTCGAGCAGGTCGTAAAGCAGGGCAAGCAGATCGTCATCATCGCTGAGGATCTCGACGGTGAGGCACTCGCAACGATCGTTGTCAACAAGCTGCGCGGCACGTTCAAGGCGCTCGCAGTCAAGGCTCCCGGCTTCGGCGATCGCCGAAAGGCAATGCTCGAGGACATCGCAATCCTCACGGGCGGCACGGTCATCAGCGAGGAGATCGGTCGCAAGCTCGACAGCGTGACGCTCGAGGATCTCGGCCGTGCACGTCAGGTTCGTTCCTCCAAGGAGGAGACAACCATTGTTGACGGCGCAGGCGACAAGGCGCAGATCACGGCGCGCGTTGAGCAGCTCAAGAAGCAGATTGCCGAGACGACGTCCGATTTCGATCGTGAGAAGCTCCAGGAGCGTCTTGCGAAGCTTGCCGGCGGCGTGGCGGTCGTTGAGATCGGTGCGGCGACGGAAGTCGAGATGAAGGACAAGAAGTACCGCGTTGAGGACGCGCTAAATGCAACGCGTGCAGCAGTCGAAGAGGGCATTGTTGCCGGCGGCGGCACGACGTTCATCGACATCCTCCCGGCACTCGACAAGATCCAGGCAGAGGGCGATGTGAAGGTCGGCGTTGAGATCGTCAAGCGCGCAATCGAGGCTCCTGTTCGTCAGATTGCGGAGAATGCAGGCCTTGAGGGCTCCGTTGTCGTCGACAGCGTGAAGAAGGCAGGCGATGGTGTTGGCTTCAATGCGCTCGAGAACACCTATGTTGACATGATCGGCGCGGGCATCGTGGATCCTGCGAAGGTTACGCGCTCCGCACTCCAGAACGCAGCGTCGATCGCGGCGATGGTGCTCACGACCGAGACGCTCGTCACGGACAAGCCGGAGCCTGAGGCTCCGATGCCGGCAGGTGCGCCGGGCATGGGCGGTATGGGCGGCATGATGTAA
- a CDS encoding NAD(P)H-dependent oxidoreductase, with the protein MLNMDKKLAKREEEGKIIRAGIVGAGQMGRGMVTQMALMKGIMPAIVSDIKFENVINAFHYAGISDEDIAVAKTLEEANLYMEQGKYVATENSDFISHANLVEVAIDVTGVPEVGVKIAIDAMNNKKHVVMMDVETDVVIGSYLKKLGDKNGVIYTGSAGDEPGAVMELFSFARAMGMEVVVMGKGKNNKLDYDCNPDTVLEEATRRKMSPRMLTSFKDGTKTMVEMTAMSNATGFVPDVIGGHGPAASPKDRCAELNEIFKLKKDGGILSRHGVVEYVNGIAPGVFVTVTTKNEEIAYQMGYHSMGPGPLWTLYRPYHLCNLETPLTVASIVIDGEPTIIPLDGPVSECITVAKRDLKAGETIDGIGGYTTYGSIATAQETYEKGYVVYALVNKNTRMKCDVKKGTLLTLDMVDLDTSTQLYQVRKEQDKMYNNGYALK; encoded by the coding sequence ATGCTGAATATGGACAAGAAGCTCGCCAAACGCGAGGAAGAGGGCAAGATCATCCGTGCCGGTATCGTTGGTGCAGGTCAGATGGGGCGCGGCATGGTCACGCAGATGGCGCTCATGAAGGGGATCATGCCCGCCATTGTCTCGGATATCAAGTTTGAAAACGTCATCAACGCCTTCCACTATGCGGGCATCAGCGACGAGGATATTGCCGTTGCAAAGACGCTCGAAGAGGCGAACCTCTACATGGAGCAGGGCAAATACGTCGCCACGGAGAATTCGGATTTCATCTCGCATGCGAACCTTGTCGAGGTCGCCATCGATGTGACGGGTGTACCCGAGGTCGGCGTCAAGATCGCAATCGACGCGATGAACAACAAGAAACACGTCGTCATGATGGATGTCGAGACGGACGTCGTCATCGGCAGCTACCTCAAGAAGCTCGGCGACAAGAACGGCGTCATCTACACGGGCTCGGCGGGCGATGAGCCGGGCGCCGTCATGGAGCTTTTCTCCTTTGCGCGTGCGATGGGGATGGAAGTCGTGGTCATGGGTAAAGGCAAGAACAACAAGCTCGACTACGATTGCAACCCCGACACCGTACTTGAGGAGGCAACGCGCCGCAAGATGAGCCCGCGTATGCTCACCTCATTCAAGGACGGCACAAAGACCATGGTCGAGATGACTGCGATGTCGAATGCGACCGGCTTCGTCCCCGACGTGATTGGCGGTCACGGCCCTGCGGCCTCGCCGAAGGATCGCTGCGCCGAACTCAACGAGATTTTCAAGCTCAAAAAGGACGGCGGTATTCTGAGTCGCCACGGCGTTGTGGAGTACGTCAACGGCATTGCGCCCGGCGTCTTTGTCACCGTGACCACGAAGAACGAAGAGATCGCGTATCAGATGGGCTATCACAGCATGGGCCCCGGCCCTCTTTGGACGCTCTATCGCCCCTATCACCTCTGCAACCTCGAGACGCCGCTCACCGTCGCGAGCATTGTCATCGACGGTGAGCCGACCATCATCCCGCTCGACGGCCCTGTCAGCGAGTGCATTACCGTCGCCAAGCGCGACCTCAAGGCGGGCGAGACCATCGACGGCATTGGCGGCTACACAACCTATGGCTCGATTGCAACCGCGCAGGAGACCTATGAAAAGGGGTATGTCGTCTATGCGCTCGTCAACAAGAACACGCGCATGAAATGCGATGTCAAGAAGGGCACCCTCCTCACCCTCGACATGGTCGATCTCGATACCTCGACGCAGCTCTATCAGGTACGCAAAGAGCAGGACAAGATGTATAACAACGGTTATGCGCTGAAGTAA